One window of Vicia villosa cultivar HV-30 ecotype Madison, WI unplaced genomic scaffold, Vvil1.0 ctg.000133F_1_1, whole genome shotgun sequence genomic DNA carries:
- the LOC131624534 gene encoding probable WRKY transcription factor 31, protein MDPNNPIVLNSFNEDISNPKLKQSPAKNMDSSSPSQTVTPCQVNQSPEKKHQTLKEFDFFKDYNNNDHNKIAVSPSASTAAAVSVVDIDQTNMSSLLDFKLSTGTDLRLGLNVLATNDASEQDDDDVSSKSDDENTKNEMAVLRGKLARMKKENHRLSLMLDELQTDYDTLLMNFEKMMQDKKAEEVGEQEGFVGKFEKKRKFEIGGALVPRDSLELGLAINAEPKMDPEPSSSRTISSDPLGSPPENNIEVASKELVLSKNENVSDEEKKENGKGIEREENPIAHAERIQRPNPPNYARNFVDVDATLRRARVSVRTRSRTDGNMVPDGCQWRKYGQKMAKGNPSPRSYYRCTMASGCPVRKQVQKSVEDKSVVITTYEGYHSHTLPPAAMEMAQTTAAAARMLLSGSTSSNNGPMNASFLRRGTLPGSSSLATISSSAPFPTITLDFTQPPNPLQLRMLQNQLQVPLPPMFNQVPYNQSTFSGLQLSQPNVADTVSAAMAADPNFTAALAAAFTSFIGAAQPNNNATNNDGGTASINNGNVTSSSNNNKGKE, encoded by the exons ATGGACCCCAACAACCCTATTGTTCTCAACTCTTTCAACGAAGACATAAGTAATCCTAAGTTGAAACAAAGTCCTGCAAAAAACATGGATTCTTCTTCACCTTCTCAAACTGTCACCCCTTGCCAAGTCAACCAGAGTCCTGAAAAAAAACATCAAACGTTAAAGGAGTTCGATTTCTTTAAGGATTACAATAACAATGATCATAATAAGATTGCTGTTTCTCCATCTGCTTCTACCGCTGCTGCTGTTTCTGTCGTTGACATTGATCAAACCAACATGTCGTCTTTGCTGGATTTCAAACTCAGC acCGGCACTGATCTCCGTCTCGGTCTCAATGTTCTTGCTACCAATGATGCTagtgaacaagatgatgatgacgTATCATCTAAATCCGATGACGAAAACACTAAGAATGAG ATGGCTGTTCTTCGAGGCAAGCTTGCTCGAATGAAAAAGGAGAATCATCGATTGAGTTTGATGCTTGATGAGCTTCAAACCGATTATGATAccctcctgatgaattttgagaaAATGATGCAGGACAAAAAGGCCGAGGAAGTTGGAGAACAGGAAGGGTTTGttggaaaatttgaaaagaaaaggaaatttgAGATTGGTGGAGCATTGGTTCCAAGAGATTCTTTGGAGCTTGGATTGGCTATTAATGCTGAGCCCAAGATGGATCCTGAACCCTCTTCTTCAAGAACAATAAGTTCTGATCCATTAGGATCTCCGCCCGAGAACAACATTGAAGTTGCTTCGAAGGAGTTAGTCCTAAGTAAGAATGAGAATGTTAGTGAtgaagaaaagaaggagaatGGTAAAGGGATTGAAAGAGAGGAAAATCCCATTGCTCATGCTGAGAGAATTCAAAGGCCGAATCCTCCAAACTATGCTCGAAACTTTGTTGATGTTGATGCTACTTTGAGGAGAGCAAGAGTTTCCGTTAGAACAAGATCGAGAACAGATGGAAATATG GTTCCTGATGGATGCCAGTGGAGGAAGTATGGCCAGAAAATGGCGAAAGGAAACCCGAGTCCTCGTTCTTATTATAGGTGCACCATGGCTAGTGGTTGCCCGGTTAGAAAACAG GTACAAAAGAGTGTTGAAGACAAATCCGTGGTAATCACAACATACGAAGGATATCATAGCCATACTTTACCTCCAGCAGCCATGGAAATGGCACAAACAACTGCAGCAGCTGCAAGAATGCTTCTTTCCGGATCAACCTCAAGCAACAACGGACCAATGAATGCGAGTTTCCTTCGAAGAGGAACCCTTCCTGGTTCTTCAAGTCTCGCAACTATCTCATCTTCTGCTCCGTTTCCTACCATAACGCTCGACTtcactcaacctccaaatccgcTACAACTCCGAATGCTTCAAAATCAGTTGCAAGTTCCTTTGCCTCCGATGTTTAATCAGGTACCTTATAACCAATCAACCTTTTCTGGCCTACAATTGTCGCAACCAAATGTTGCTGACACAGTTTCTGCTGCCATGGCTGCTGATCCGAATTTCACTGCAGCTTTAGCAGCTGCTTTTACTTCCTTCATCGGTGCTGCGCAGCCGAACAATAACGCGACAAATAACGATGGCGGCACAGCAAGCATCAACAATGGAAATGTCACAAGTAGCAGCAATAATAATAAAGGGAAGGAATAA